Below is a window of Hydrogenimonas sp. SS33 DNA.
TCTGCGAAAGAGCTTGCGCTTGTGGGCCAGCCCCAGGTAGTCGTTGCTCGCCATGTCGGTCTTCTTCGCATCGGCCATGACCGGGGCGCGGAAGCGGTTGGCCCGGCGAAGGGCGGCGAGCTCTTTTTCATACATGAGGGGCTTGGCCTTTTTTCAGTGAAAAGTGAAAAGTGAAAAGTGAAAAGTTGCGGAGAGGTCGCTTCACTCCCTTTTTCATAGGTAATCTACCCATTCCCGTTTCCCGATTTCCGTTTCCCGATTCCCCATTCACGCCCTCTCCAGCCAGGGCAGCAGCTTCTCCACCGTCAGGCCCATGGCGCAGCTCTCGAGGCCTCTCACCTCTTTTATGTAGGGTTTGCAAAAGCCTTCCACCATGCACGCCCCCGCCTTGCCCCGCCACTCGCCGCTTTGCAGGTAGTGCTTCAGGTCGGCTTCGTCGAAAGGGGCGAAACGGTAGGCGGTGACGGAGAGGTCGATGAAGGTTTTGTGAACCGTTTTGTAGACCATGCAGGTGATGATCTTCACCTCCGACCCGCTCTGCAGGCGTAAAATCCGTTCGGCGTCGGCTTCGTCTTGCGCCTTTCGCAGAATCTCCCCGCGGGCGGTCACCACCGTGTCCGCCGTCAGCAGCGGCGTCTGCAGGCCGTGCGCCGCTTCGCACGCCTTCATCTTTCCCACGGCGGCGTGGTAGACGAAATTCTTCGCAACGGTTTTCTCCAGCGCCTCCTCGTCGAAAGCGCAGGGCACCTGCCGAAACGCGATACCGTGGGCTTCGAGCAGTTTCGCCCGCGTTTTAGAACCGGAACCGAGAATCAGCACGGCCTAAAAACCCCGCAGGGCGATACCGACCGCCAGTGCCAGCACGCCCAGAAAGATGTTCGCCGGCAGCATCAGTTTCGCCAGGGGCTCCATCGTCTGCCGCGCCCCGGCCAGGTCGCCGGAGAGAAAGAGGCGTTCGGCCCGGTTGCGCCGCCGCACCATCAGGATGTAGTTGAGGGTCATAACGGTCCAGATCGCCTCTTTGATGTGCACCATCGTCCCCTCCGCCGTTCCCGGCGCCCCGACGGCCAGCCCCATGACGAGGCCCGTCAGAAGTATGATGACGATGAAAGGCAACACCAGCACGAAGAGGTTGCGCACGATCTCCAGCGTCCGGGCGATCCGCTGCTTCGGCGCTTCGATATGCTGCAACCCCGGATGGACCGCAAATCGCATGCCGATCATCCCGCCGACCCAGACGATCGCCCCCAGCACATGCAGGAAGACGATGTAAAAGGCGTAATCGGTAAAGAGTTCAACGGCGAACGATCTCATACCTCACCTCCTTTTTCGGGAATCGGGAAACGGAAAGCGGGAATGGGTAAACGGTTGTTGCGGCAAACATCTGTTCACCTTTGCCTTTCTCATTTCTGCAACGCTTCTTCCAGATATTTCAGGGCCGCCGTTTTGGCTTCGCCGATCGCTTCGGGCTTCTTGCCGCCGGCCTGGGCGAAGTCGTCGCGTCCGCCGCCGCCACCGCCGAGGACAGGGGCGATCGCCTTGACCCACGCCCCTGCTTTGACGGGGGTGTTCTTCTGGCCGGCGGCGATGAGGACCTTCTCCCCTTTTTTCTGGAAGAGCATCACCGCCACCTGAGCGTGGGCGTTTTTCAGGTCGTCGATCATCGCCTTGATGTCGCCCCCTTCCACTTCGTCCACCACGACGGCCACATCGCCGATTTTCATGGCCGACAGGTCGCTCTTTTTCGCCTTTTGCGCCTCTTTGAGCTCATTCTTGAGGCTTTTTACCTGCTGCTGCAGCTTCTCGATGCCCTGCAGCGGGTCTTTGGCCTTCAGCTCCGCCGCTACCTTCGCCAGGGTCTCGCGCATCTGCTTGACCCGTTCGTAGGCCGCATGGCCGCAGACCGCTTCGATGCGGCGTACCCCGGCACTGACGCCGCTCTCTTTCGTGATGAGGAACATACCGATTTCGGCGGTATTGTGCACATGGGTACCGCCGCACAGCTCGATGCTCTTGTCCCCGAAACTGACGACCCGCACCTTTTCGCCGTACTTCTCCCCGAAAAGCGCCATCGCCCCTTTGGCTTTGGCGGCCTCGATGGCCATCTCCTCCGTCTCGCCCTCGATGGCCCGCTCGATCTTTTCGTTGACCCACGCTTCGATGCGTGCGATCTCCTCGGGGGTGAGGGCCTTGGGGTGGCTGAAGTCAAAACGCAGCCTGGTCGCTTCCACCAGGGAGCCGGCCTGGGTAACATGCTCGCCCAGAATCTCCCGCAGGGCGCTGTGGAGCAGGTGGGTGGCGCTGTGGTGTTTGGCGATTTCATGGCGGCTCGTGTCGACCGCCGCCTCCACCGATTCGTTTTCGCAGAGCTTGCGTTTGGCTTCGATCTGGCTCAGGTTGAGGCCGAAGAACTTTTTCGTATCGAGCACCTCGGCCACGGTTTCACCGCTTTCGGCTTCCCGCAGCACACCCGCATCGCCGGTCTGGCCGCCGCTTTCGGCGTAGAAGGGGGTGATGTCGAGCATCACCCACCCCTTCTGCCCCGCTTCCAGGCAAGAAACTCGGGCGAAGCCGTCGTTCAGGAGGGCGAGGACCCTGCTTTCGCTTTCGAGATTGTCGTAGCCGATGAAGCGGTTTTCGCCAAACGCTTCCAGCAGGGCTTTGAAATCCCCCTCCACTTTGGCGTCGCCGCTCCCTTTCCAGGCCGCCTTGGCCCGTTCACGCTGCGCCTGCATCAGCCGCTCGAATTCGGCGATGTCCACCTCGATACCTTTATCCCTCAGCATATCCTGGGTCAAATCCAGCGGGAAGCCGTAGGTGTCGTAGAGCTTGAAGGCGACGGCGCCGCTGAAGAGGTGTTTGGTGTTGGCGAGCTCCTTCTCGAAGAGGGCGATGCCGGCGGCGATGGTGGCGAAGAAGCGCTCCTCCTCCACCTGCATCGACTGCTTGACGCTCTCGGCACGCTCTTTGAGGTAGGTATAGTGGTGCCCCATGATGCCCACCAGCACATCCACCAGCTTGTGCATGAAGGGTTCGCGCAGCCCCAGCATGTAGCCGTGGCGGACGGCCCGGCGCAGAATGCGGCGCAGCACGTAACCCCGCCCCTCGTTGGAGAAGTTGACCCCCTGGGCCAGCAGGAAGGTGGTGGAGCGCAGGTGGTCGGCGATGACCCGGTAGCTGGCGCCGGTTTCGTAGGCGTAGGTTTTGCCCACCATCGCCTCCACGGCGCGGATGATCGGCATGAAGAGCTCGGTGTCGTAGTTGCTGAACTTCCCTTCCTTGACCGCCACGACCCGCTCCAGCCCCATGCCGGTGTCGATGGAGGGCTTGGGCAGCGGGTGAAGGTTGCCTTCGCTGTCCCGTTCGTACTGCATGAAGACCAGGTTCCAGATCTCCAGGAAGCGGTCCCCGTCGCCGCCCAGGTAGTCTTCGGGGCCGTTGAAGTGCTCCGCCCCCTGGTCGTAGAAGATCTCGCTGCAGGGACCGCAGGGGCCCGTATCGCCCATCTGCCAGAAGTTGTCCTTGTCGCCGAAACGCCGGATGCGCCCCTCGTCGATATGCTTTTTCCAGATGTCGAAGGCTTCGTCGTCGCTTTCATGGACGGTCACCCAGAGCCGCTCCACGGGCAGCGCCAGCACTTCGGTGACGAACTCCCAGGCGTAGGCAATGGCTCCCTCTTTGAAGTAGTCGCCGAAGCTGAAGTTCCCCAGCATTTCGAAGAAGGTGTGGTGGCGCGCCGTATGGCCCACATTCTCCAGGTCGTTGTGCTTTCCTCCGGCGCGGATGCAGGTCTGGCAACTCGTGGCCCTGGGCGGCGTGGGTGCCGGCACTTCGCCGGTGAAGATGTTTTTGAAGGGTACCATTCCCGCGTTGGTAAAGAGCAGTGTCGGGTCGTCGGGAACCAGCGGCGCACTCTCGTACACCTTGTGCCCTTTGGAAGCGAAATAGTCCAGAAATGCCTGTCGAATATCCATAGATTCCGTACCTCGTGATAAATTGGATAGATTTTATCGAAAAAAAGTTGAAACGGGGGTGATTGGGGGTTCGGGGCAAGGTTCTTCAAGTTCAAGGTTCCTTCCAGTTTTCCGCTCATTCTCGAAATCCCCTCCGTGGGATTTCTCCGAGGTTGAGGGCTGTTTGACACATCCTATGCCGAACGGGCGCCCTCAAATCCGCTTGAAACCGAAAGAAACCTTAAACTTGAAACACAGTGGTTCGATGGGGAGAGAACGCCTCAGTCGCGAGGCTTCTCCTCTGCGTTCAGGGCCGTGAAAGCCGCCTGCAGCCCCTGGGCCAGAAGCGGGGCGAAAAAGGCGACGGTTTCGGGTGCGAGACTCTGGTAGAGGAGGGAGAGCCCCGCTTTTTTCAGGTCGCCTTCGTTAAGCGCCCGGATCGCCTCCGCCAGGTCGATGCCCGGGTCGGCGGCCCGCAGGCGCGCTTTCGCCTCTTCGGGGGATATCTCCCTGGGGACGTACTCCCCCTTCGCGATCTTTTCGAAACGGCGGCGTGCCCGTGTCAGCTCGTCCATGCCGCCGCTCCTACCGCCGCATCCGCATCGCCGCCATGGCGAAAAATAGAGCGAAAAGCAGCAGCAAAGCCGCGGCGATGAAAGGGGCCGCCGTTTCGGAGACGTAGAGGGCCATCAGGCGGTAGAAGCCCCATGCCAGAAAGCCGGCCGCGCCGATCAGCGCGGCGATGGCGGCGATGACCCACCCCACCGTCCAGGCACTGCGGAAAGCACTCTCCGCCAACGCCTCCCGCTGCCGCGCCATGAAGAGCTCCGCCGACTCCTGCAGCGCCCTGGACTCCGCCTCCAGCAGGTCCATCAGGGCGACGATGAAGTCGGAAAGGGTCACTTTCGTCATCAGGAGCGGCCCATGATCTTGCCCAGAAGAAACCCGATGCCCGCCGCTACGAGCAGGGTCCCCACCGGATTCTCTTTCTGCTGCTTCTTGATCATCTCCATCGCCTTGGCCCCCTGCTCCTGCAGCGCTTCGAGCTGTTCCATCTGCTCGGGAGGGATCTGGGAAACCACCTTCTCTTTCGCCCCTTCGGCAGCCGAGCGGATCTTCTCCTCCCCCATCTTTCCCAGCGTCTCGGTCAGCTTCAGCAGATCCCGCTTCAGCGTTTCGATCTCCGCTTTGAGCGCCTCCACATCGTTCGTTTCCATCGTCGTCTCTCTTTTTCGCGTCATGGCGAACCTCCTCCAATACTTTTAACTGATGTTACACAAAGCATGAGCATAGCCCATGCTTTGGCGGGGACCGGGCGTCCCAAAAGACTTTATGGTCTCCCTCCAAAGCTTCGAAATCGAAGATTTCGAGAGGACGTCACCCTTTTTGCGTAACGCCTGCTTTTAAATGATTATAGCACTCTACGGTAAATACAAGGTGGTATAATCACTCAAAAAAATGTGGAGTGACCGATGAAAAAAAGTGGAATGGCCCTTTTGCTTGGAAGTGCACTGCTGGTTGCAGCCGCCAACGACCCGATGGCCGAAAAGGTGAAAATCCAAAACCAGCGGGTCGTCGCCGCGGCGGCCAAAGCCCTGAACGAAGATCTGCCCAAGAGGGTGGACCCCTATACGAAACTGGTCAAAATAGAGGGGAAAGGGGAGACGCTGCGCTACGTTTTCGAGATCGACGCCGGCCCCAAAAGCGACGAAGCCGTCAAAAAAGAGGGGGAGGCACGCATGCAGCGCAACGTTACGGCAGGGGTCTGCCGCTCATCCATGCGTTTCCTCAAAAGCGGCATCACCATCGTCTACGACTACCTCTCCGCCCATACGAAGAGGCCGCTCTTTCATATCGTCGTCGACGAAAAGAGGTGCCGGCCCTATTGAGGGCACCTCCATCAAGCCTTCTTCACGAACTCCTGCTTCAGCTTGATGGCGCCGACGCCCGGCACTTTGCAGTCAATGTTGTGGCCGTCGCTGCCTTCGACGAGGCGGATATTCTTGATTTTCGTACCCACTTTGATGCCGCCGCCGCTCCCTTTGACTTTCAGGTCCTTGATGACGACGACCGTATCGCCGTCCTGGAGGATGTTGCCGTTGGCGTCTCTGACCACCAGGCCGCCCTCTTCCGCCTCTTCGGAGGCTTCGGCGCTCCACTCGTAACCGCATTCGGGGCAGACATAGAGCCCCCGGTCTTCATAGGTGTATTCGCTGCCGCATTTGGGGCAGTTGGGAATATTTTCCATTAGGTAAATCCTTTCATTGTGATGTTACATTAAATGAGCAAAGCCCATGTTTCGGCGGGGACACGATGTGTCCCCTGCACCCCCCTGAAGCTTCGAAATCGAAGATTTCGAGATGACATTCCGCCTTATGCGTAACATTGCTTTCATTGTAATGGGATGCGGTGGAAATCCGCGATTGCCGGCGCTATTTTACTCCTCCAAATCTTTGACACAGCGAAAATAGCTTCGGTTTTTCCGGTCACTCGTCGCCACCGAGCCGATGGCGAACCCTACCACATAGGCCGCCTCGTCACCGAAATCGTCGTCGCTCCAGTAGTATTTGTTGTGCATTCTGCCGAAGATCGCGGTATCGACCGCCGGCTTGACGCGGTTGTAGTCGACGATGGCGTAGAGTTCATCCAGCGTGGGCAGTCGCATGCCGCGGGCTTCGCACCACTCCTGGGCCCGGATATGGGTCAGTTTGAGGTTGCGCCGTTTTTTGTCCCCGAGAGGCTCCCAGAGAATGTCGCTTCTGCGGTCTACAACGCTGCCGTCCTTCAGACGTTCAAACCCTTTGGAGGAGGGCATCGTCTTGGGCCCTCTGGTGCAGATAACGTGGGCTTTGACATGCTTGGGCGTCGGGGTGATGTCCCCATCCTGCAGAAAAAAGGCGAAAGCGGGAATCTCTCTGTTCATGACGAAATATTCGCTTTCGTGGCGCACCATCTTCACGACCCGCGCCTCTCCCAGCGTGTTGCCGCTCCAGTAGCGTTTGCCTTCGCCGAAGCGGCCGGTCTCCCCCCGCAAAGCGAAGAGCTCCCAGATCTCCGGCACCCGCCACCCGGGCCCCAGCTTCTCTTCGCAGACATGCCGCGCCCGGAAATAGTCGTAGGTTCCTTCGATCTCCCTGAACGGGCCGGCGGAAAGTGCCGCCGCCCACAACAGAGTTAGTGCGACCCACCTCATCCTCTCTCCTCCATCAGCCTTTTTGCGATCTTCTCCGCCCCTTCGGGGGCGATCAGCCCCTCCATGTTGCCGGATACGGCGGCGATATCCTCCTCCAGGATCTTCCAGAGGGTTTCGGGCGTCAACGCCTCCTGGCGAACGACCCACCCCGCCCCACGCTCTGCCAGAAAAGCGGCGTTGTGGTACTGGTGGTCGCCGGCGGCGTAGGGGTAGGGGACGAAAAGGGTCGGAATGCGGTTGGCGACCAGCTCCCACAGGGTGCTGGCGCCGGCACGGCTGACGGCGAAGTCGGCCCGGGCGATCTTTTCGTGCAGGGTGTCGCAAAATGGAAAAACCTCCGCATCGATACCCAGCGCCGCATACCCCTGTCGCACCCGTTCAAAGTCCCGGCTGCCCGCCTGGTGGATGATGGCGATTCCCCGCTCCGCCAGGCCCGGGGCCGCCTTCATGGCGAAGTCGTTGATAGCCAGCGCCCCCTGGCTGCCTCCCAGGAAGATCACCCGCTCCACCTTTTTTCGGGTGCGGGCGGTTTGGAAAAAGAGCTCCCTGACGGGGTAGTCGATGCGCTCCCCGTCGTAGGAGGAGAAGTAGGCGCGGCTCAAGGGGCGAAAAAGTTTGTTGAGCCGCCCCGGCACGGCGTTTTGTTCATGGATGAACAGCGGCACGCCCGACGCCAACGAGGCGAAGGCGGCGGGGGCGGCGGAGAATCCCCCCACACTCAACACCGCCGACACGCCATGCTCTTTCATGAAGCGTCGGGCCGACACCGCGCTTTTGAGCACCTGCACCATGGCGGCGGCCCTGCCCACGCCCCGCCGGTTCACCACGCCCCGGGTCGGAAGAAAGAGCTTGGCGGCGAAATCCTCGTCGGCTTCGAACCACGTCCTGTCCTGCCCGCTCTCGCTGCCAATGTAAAGGGGACGCACCCCGCGTTCGATCAGCGCCTCCTTTACGGCCCGGACAATGGCCAGGTGCCCTCCCGTCCCGCCGCCGGTCAGAAGAATGGCTTGTCGCGTCTTCCCTCTCATCCGTTCACCGTTCACTGTTCACTGTTTCCTGTTCACTGTTCACCCGTTCCCCAGGGCATCATACGCCTCTTCCAGCTTCTCCATCAGGGCGTCGTAGGTGATGTCCGGATTTTGCGCCAGGATCTCCTGCATCACCACATTGTCCTCTCTGCCGTTCCAGATTTTGCGATAGGTCCCCTCCTTGTAGCCGTGCTTCTGACGAAACTGGTTCAACGCATTCTTGCCGATGTAGAGTCGGTAGAGCTCGTCGAAGTCCATCCCGACGGCATCGACGCAGGTCCAGAACTGCTCCAGCAGTTCCACCCTATAGGCCGGCGAATCATCCTTCACCAGTGCCAGCGCCATCAGGTCCTCGAAGGGTGCCAGCAGTTCGTCCAGCCGTCCCTTGTCCGCCTCGCTCCAGCTTTCGGGCACCCTGATCCCGCTCTCTTTCATCGTCTCCAGCGCCAGTTTCGCCGCCTCTTTCACCGGGAGAAAACGGAGCAGGTAACTCATGACGAAGTGCCAGATGTCGACCATCTCGATCTTCACATTCTCCAGGTCGATCCCCCCTTCGATGTTTTTCCAGTGCTTCCAGGGGAAACTCTCGATCAGCTCCGCCGTCTCCATGACGATGCAGCGTTTCCAGTTGACCACCTTCCCCTGCTTCGTCATCCCGTCGCGCCATTTCGGGCCGTTGGTGTCGTCATTGAGCCGCTCCTGGAGGCGGAACATCTCTTCCATCTTCTTGCGTCTGTCCATTATTCTATCCTTTACCGTCGTACTTCAAGTTTCGGTTTTAAGCGGCCTTGAGGGACGTCACCCCATCTTCGCTCTCTTGCTCATGGAAAGGGCTATCCCGATGCCGATGCTCAGAGCCACCACCTGGGAGCCGCCGTAGCTGAGAAAGGGAACGGCGATCCCTTTGAGGGGGATGACGCCGCTGATTCCCAGGGCGTTGATGAGAAAGGCGAAACCGATGATCATCGCCATACCGGCGCAAAAAAGGTAGTAGAGGGGGTTCTCCACCCGTCCGGCGATCTTCATGAGACGGAAAATGACGAAAATCAGCAGCCCCGTCACCGCCATGACCCCCACGGCGCCGATCTCCTCCGCCATGCCCGCCAGGACGAAGTCGGTATGCACTTCACTCAAAAACCCCAGCTTCAGCACCCCGTTTCCGAGCCCCACGCCGAAAAGCCCTCCGTGGTGGATGGCATGGAGCGAGTTGGCCACCTGGTAGGGCTCTTCCGCCAGGTTCACCTTCGGGACGGTATGGGCCCACTGGGGAAACGCCTTGGCCACGGCGTTTTGCAGCAGGAACCACCACCCTTTGAACCGTTCGATCCGGTGGGGCGAGGTGACGATGAAGCCCACGAACCCCATCAGGGCCAACAAAACCACGAGGCCGAAGACCCGGAAGCTGCTGCCCGCCAGCACCATCATGAAGAGCAACGTCCCCGCCAGCACCAGCACCTGCCCCAGGTCGTTCTGAAAGACGGCGATAATCAGCATCGCCATGGCGAAGAAGATGATATAGGGCAGAAGCATCCTGACCTCTTCCTTGAGGGTGTAACGCTTCCCGCCCATATGTTTCGGGGCGATCTTTCTCGAAAAGCTCCAGGCCAGAAAGTAGACGAAGCCGACCTTGAAAAACTCCACCGGCGCGATGGAAACGGGCCCCAGGCGGATCCACCGCTTCGCCCCGCCGACGGCGTGGGCCATGCTTTCGGGCAGAAAGGGGATGGCGATCATCATCAGCAGCGAGAGGACGAAGATGGTGAGCCCTAGCCACTTCACCCCGCGGTCCGGGTCCATCCTCGCGATGCTCCACATCAGAATGATCCCGATCATCCCCGCCCCCAGCTGCCGGACCAGAAAATGGGTGGGGGAGGTGTTGAAAAGCAGCACCGTGTAGGCCGAGAGGGAGTAGCTGAATACGATCCCAATGACGATGAGAGTCAAGGCGGCGAGAAAGAGGGGACGGTCGATCATTCGGCAGGTCTTTGCGATGGGCTACGGTTCAAAACTGATTTTTGATATTATATGGAATGTTTACTGACAGAAAGGTTTGCTCCCGCCTTTTCAAAACGCTCGTTCCCGTCACCCTGCTCCTTTTCACGGCTGGGTGCGAGCGGCATCCCGCAGGCGTTCGCCGCGAAACCGCCCAGGCTCCCTTCATCCGCTACAAAGTGGAATCCTACCGCCAGACCCGGGAGATTCTCGACCGCCTGGGCTACAGTGAGGAAGCGTTTCAAAAAGGGATGAAGGAGATTCCCCCCGTTTTGCTGACCAAAATCTCCGCCCGCTGGAACGAAGAGGCGAAAAAGATTCCCGTAGCCGAAAAGAAGAGCCTCTTTCTCAGGCTTCTCGCCGCCGGCGCCCTCATGGCCGACGCGGAGGTGCTGCAGGAGAGAAAACACCTTCTGGAACTGTTGCGGAAGATGGAAGAGGGGGAGATCTCCCCGAAAGAGAGCCGGTGGCTCCGCCGGCTCGCCCTCAAATACAGAATCCTCAAAAGCCCCGACGGCATCCTGACCCCCGCCGGGCTGAAGGAGCTGCGCAGGCGGGTCGACATCGTTCCCCCCTCCCTCATCGTCGCCCAGGGGGCGATCGAAAGCGCCTGGGGCACCTCCCGCTTCGCCGTCGAAGGGAATGCGCTTTTCGGCCAGTGGCACTACGGGGGCGACGCCATGAAACCCAAAAAACAGCGAAAAGAGCTGGGAGACTACGGCCTCGCCCGCTTCAAAACCCCTCTCGATTCGATCCGTGCCTACCTTCTCAACCTCAACACCTACCCCGCCTACCGGCCTTTCAGGGATCTGAGGGCGAAACTCCGCGCCGAAGGCAAACCCCTGGATGGAAAGCTTCTCGCCGGCACCCTCACCCGCTACTCCGAGCGGGGCGAAGCCTACGTGGAGGACCTTCGCCGGCTCATCCGGGCCAACCGCCTCGGCTGGCTGGACCGTGCGAAACTGAAAAAAATGAAGCCGGTTTACATTCATCCGGATAGATAGATTTTGGTCATTGGTCATCGGTCATTGGGAAAACTCGGCTTTCTACTGGTTGCGCCTACCGCTTACTTCCTAACTTCCCGGAACTCTTGTTTCGGAACGATTCTTGCTTGTAAACTGCCAACAAATTAATAACTGATGTTACGCAGTATATGCCACCATCCGCGGCATCAGCGTCGTGCTAGCACAAGGCGCGGCGGCGAGGCGTAGCCTTAGCTACGCCGATGGTGCCGCCCCTTCGGGGTCCAACGAGAACGCACACACTGACATCGTTGAAAAGAACCGAACGTAGCTTCGGCTATGCCCGAACCTTTTCGCCTCGCATCGTATGCGTTCTCGTTGGACGGAGGATGACATATACTGCGTAACATCAGTTAAGAAGGATCGTCATGCAGATCAGCCGTGTCCACAACCTGATGGCCGAAGCCCTCGATTACCGGGGGATGCGCCAGGATATGATCAGCGCCAACATCGCCAATGTCGACACCCCCTTCTACCGTTCCAGAGACATCGGTTTCGAAGGGGTCCTGGCGAAGGAGGCGGACAAAATTTTCCCCAAACCCTCCCCGAAACTGGCCCTGGCGCAGACCGAAAAGGGGCATCTTCCCGGCTTCGGTGACGACGCGCCCTCCAGGGCGGAAATCTTCTTCCGCGACGGCCACACGGCCCGCAACGACGGCAATACGGTGGACCTGGACGTGGAGACGACGGAGATGGCGAAAAACACGGTTATGTACAACGCCATCGTGGCGGCGCTCAAAAAGGACAGCGCCCTCTTCCGCAGCGTCCTGGACGCTTCGGCGAAAGTGTAAGGAGTAGCGGACCATGGCCTTTCTGAGCAGCTTCGACATCAACGGCTACGGCCTCTCGGCCCAGCGCTTCCGGGTCGACATCATCAGCGCCAACATCGCCAACGCCAACACGACCCGAACCGACGAAGGAGGCCCCTACCGGCGGCGGGAGGTGATCTTCAAAGCTTTCAATTTCGATAAAGTTTTACAGAGTAAAATGGAAGAAGATAGCGACTACCTTCCCTACTCCGACCCGCTGGAGGAGGGGATGGAAGGCAAAACGGCCCAGCCGCCGGTCATGGGGGTCGTGGTCGACAAGGTGGTGCGCGACGACAGCCCGCCGAAGATGAAGTACGACCCCTCCAACCCGGACGCGGACGCCAACGGGTATGTGGCCTACCCCAACATCAACCCGGTGGTGGAAATGGCCGATCTTATAGAAGCGACCCGGGCCTACCAGGCCAACGTGGCGGCGTTTCAGAACGTGAAGGCGATGGCCACCAGCGCCATCGACATTCTAAGAGCCTAAGGAGCGACGTTTCATGGAGAAAAACATTCAGGGTGTCGGCCGACTCTCCACCGCCGATCTGCTCAAAAAGGGGAGCGAAACCCAGAAGAGCGGCGAGAGCTTCTCCGATGTATTGAAGGAGACGATCGGTGAAGTGAACGACCTGCAGAAAGAGGGCCAGAAGGCGATGAGCGACATCGCCACGGGCCAGGTCAA
It encodes the following:
- a CDS encoding FtsW/RodA/SpoVE family cell cycle protein, translated to MIDRPLFLAALTLIVIGIVFSYSLSAYTVLLFNTSPTHFLVRQLGAGMIGIILMWSIARMDPDRGVKWLGLTIFVLSLLMMIAIPFLPESMAHAVGGAKRWIRLGPVSIAPVEFFKVGFVYFLAWSFSRKIAPKHMGGKRYTLKEEVRMLLPYIIFFAMAMLIIAVFQNDLGQVLVLAGTLLFMMVLAGSSFRVFGLVVLLALMGFVGFIVTSPHRIERFKGWWFLLQNAVAKAFPQWAHTVPKVNLAEEPYQVANSLHAIHHGGLFGVGLGNGVLKLGFLSEVHTDFVLAGMAEEIGAVGVMAVTGLLIFVIFRLMKIAGRVENPLYYLFCAGMAMIIGFAFLINALGISGVIPLKGIAVPFLSYGGSQVVALSIGIGIALSMSKRAKMG
- the alaS gene encoding alanine--tRNA ligase, whose product is MDIRQAFLDYFASKGHKVYESAPLVPDDPTLLFTNAGMVPFKNIFTGEVPAPTPPRATSCQTCIRAGGKHNDLENVGHTARHHTFFEMLGNFSFGDYFKEGAIAYAWEFVTEVLALPVERLWVTVHESDDEAFDIWKKHIDEGRIRRFGDKDNFWQMGDTGPCGPCSEIFYDQGAEHFNGPEDYLGGDGDRFLEIWNLVFMQYERDSEGNLHPLPKPSIDTGMGLERVVAVKEGKFSNYDTELFMPIIRAVEAMVGKTYAYETGASYRVIADHLRSTTFLLAQGVNFSNEGRGYVLRRILRRAVRHGYMLGLREPFMHKLVDVLVGIMGHHYTYLKERAESVKQSMQVEEERFFATIAAGIALFEKELANTKHLFSGAVAFKLYDTYGFPLDLTQDMLRDKGIEVDIAEFERLMQAQRERAKAAWKGSGDAKVEGDFKALLEAFGENRFIGYDNLESESRVLALLNDGFARVSCLEAGQKGWVMLDITPFYAESGGQTGDAGVLREAESGETVAEVLDTKKFFGLNLSQIEAKRKLCENESVEAAVDTSRHEIAKHHSATHLLHSALREILGEHVTQAGSLVEATRLRFDFSHPKALTPEEIARIEAWVNEKIERAIEGETEEMAIEAAKAKGAMALFGEKYGEKVRVVSFGDKSIELCGGTHVHNTAEIGMFLITKESGVSAGVRRIEAVCGHAAYERVKQMRETLAKVAAELKAKDPLQGIEKLQQQVKSLKNELKEAQKAKKSDLSAMKIGDVAVVVDEVEGGDIKAMIDDLKNAHAQVAVMLFQKKGEKVLIAAGQKNTPVKAGAWVKAIAPVLGGGGGGRDDFAQAGGKKPEAIGEAKTAALKYLEEALQK
- a CDS encoding DUF2269 family protein, with protein sequence MRSFAVELFTDYAFYIVFLHVLGAIVWVGGMIGMRFAVHPGLQHIEAPKQRIARTLEIVRNLFVLVLPFIVIILLTGLVMGLAVGAPGTAEGTMVHIKEAIWTVMTLNYILMVRRRNRAERLFLSGDLAGARQTMEPLAKLMLPANIFLGVLALAVGIALRGF
- a CDS encoding dUTP diphosphatase — encoded protein: MDRRKKMEEMFRLQERLNDDTNGPKWRDGMTKQGKVVNWKRCIVMETAELIESFPWKHWKNIEGGIDLENVKIEMVDIWHFVMSYLLRFLPVKEAAKLALETMKESGIRVPESWSEADKGRLDELLAPFEDLMALALVKDDSPAYRVELLEQFWTCVDAVGMDFDELYRLYIGKNALNQFRQKHGYKEGTYRKIWNGREDNVVMQEILAQNPDITYDALMEKLEEAYDALGNG
- a CDS encoding UDP-N-acetylglucosamine--N-acetylmuramyl-(pentapeptide) pyrophosphoryl-undecaprenol N-acetylglucosamine transferase, yielding MRGKTRQAILLTGGGTGGHLAIVRAVKEALIERGVRPLYIGSESGQDRTWFEADEDFAAKLFLPTRGVVNRRGVGRAAAMVQVLKSAVSARRFMKEHGVSAVLSVGGFSAAPAAFASLASGVPLFIHEQNAVPGRLNKLFRPLSRAYFSSYDGERIDYPVRELFFQTARTRKKVERVIFLGGSQGALAINDFAMKAAPGLAERGIAIIHQAGSRDFERVRQGYAALGIDAEVFPFCDTLHEKIARADFAVSRAGASTLWELVANRIPTLFVPYPYAAGDHQYHNAAFLAERGAGWVVRQEALTPETLWKILEEDIAAVSGNMEGLIAPEGAEKIAKRLMEERG
- a CDS encoding DUF1566 domain-containing protein — encoded protein: MRWVALTLLWAAALSAGPFREIEGTYDYFRARHVCEEKLGPGWRVPEIWELFALRGETGRFGEGKRYWSGNTLGEARVVKMVRHESEYFVMNREIPAFAFFLQDGDITPTPKHVKAHVICTRGPKTMPSSKGFERLKDGSVVDRRSDILWEPLGDKKRRNLKLTHIRAQEWCEARGMRLPTLDELYAIVDYNRVKPAVDTAIFGRMHNKYYWSDDDFGDEAAYVVGFAIGSVATSDRKNRSYFRCVKDLEE
- the maf gene encoding septum formation inhibitor Maf, with translation MLILGSGSKTRAKLLEAHGIAFRQVPCAFDEEALEKTVAKNFVYHAAVGKMKACEAAHGLQTPLLTADTVVTARGEILRKAQDEADAERILRLQSGSEVKIITCMVYKTVHKTFIDLSVTAYRFAPFDEADLKHYLQSGEWRGKAGACMVEGFCKPYIKEVRGLESCAMGLTVEKLLPWLERA
- a CDS encoding zinc ribbon domain-containing protein YjdM; protein product: MENIPNCPKCGSEYTYEDRGLYVCPECGYEWSAEASEEAEEGGLVVRDANGNILQDGDTVVVIKDLKVKGSGGGIKVGTKIKNIRLVEGSDGHNIDCKVPGVGAIKLKQEFVKKA